The DNA region GAGAAATGTCCCTTCTTTCCACAAATAAAGCATCTCtcatttttcccttttcctctaAAAGGTTTTCTTCTGAAGAACTTCATATTCTTCCTTTTCTTTCCCTTGAAGGTCCTATGAGACTTGGTGTATTTTTGTCTTTGGTGTTTCTTTTTTGTTGTACAACTGCACCTTTTGTCTTTACATTTAATCTCCAGGTAGGGTTTTCTACATGCGTGTGTGAATTTTGACTTTTGTTCTATAACTTCAGAAAATTGGTGATGAAAACTGCAAAGCTTTTCAAGTGCTTCTAGTGTCACCTGGTGAATTTGTCCAAGACTCATGGTTTGGATATCTCTTTGAGTTGTGGCTAACATTCTATGGATTTCTGGTTGGAGCTCTTGTGGTAGAGAGGAGACATAGGTATTCTTGAGACTAGGGTCATTATATCCATTAAGGACATAATATCTCTGTGCCATTCTGTGATAGTGTCTGTCAAGATCCTTTGTTTTGAGGGAACAACACTTCATCTCAAAGAATTCTTGTTTGTTCTTCCTATCAAACATCTCCATATCACCGATAAATTCACGGTGAAGCACACCAAGAACATTAGCTGTAGTTTCTAAACGGTGTAACTCATCTTGTTTGAAGGTTCCAAGATTGTGATACCATTCTTTCATTGTGCCTGTCATCCTACAGCAAAATTCTTCAATGATCTTATAGCTATCTGCACTTGTTTTCATCATCTGGGTGTCAAGCCAAGCTCCAAATTCAAGTAGTCTTTTCCTCCAGCGACTGGGTGGAATGTCATCAAAGGTGAACCAGGGACCGCCATTTGGTTTAATCCTTTCAGGGATCAGAGTTTCTTCAGGGGACTCTTCTTCAAAAAAGGAATCTTCCTCTTTTATATTTGCCATGAAGAGTCTTGGGATATAGTTGTCTTCAGATTCTGATTTTGAGGAAACAGATTCTGGTGTTTCATCAGTAGATGTTTCCTGATCAGAGTTATTGTCACTATCTGTCGAGGACTCATCTTCCTTGTGTGCCGATGTTTCAGCAAGGTGGTGATTTTTCTGGGAAGATTCGTACTTTCTGGTGATCGCCATGGCTTGGAAACCTTTATCTAGAgtttcttcttccttttggatTTTTGGAGGAGGTGTTTCAGGGATATCCTGAGAGTCTGAGGATGAGGCGCTTAGGCAGGAAGCTTTGCCTTTTGTCTTGGAGGTCGAGGGAGTTGAAGTTCTAGTAGATTTTGGCCTGTAAGCTGTAGGTATGTATCTAGCCTGCTCTGGTGGTGATGAAGCATAGGTAGGGTAGAAAGGAGAAAGCCTTTCTGGTTGTTTAAAATATGTAGGAAAAACAGGAGGGTCAAAGAAAGAGTTTTCAACGGGCTTGGGCTTTCTTTCATGAGAGGCTCTTAAGAAATCATCTATCTCTTTTACTTGGCCTTGTAGATTTCTGATCTCTCTTTCCTTTTGGTCAAAGGTTTTGCCAAAAGTTCTTTCTTCTAACATCTGCCGCAAATCACGATCCAGTTGAGATACTTGGGCTTTTAAGCTCCTGTAGTGCTTCTGCATTTTTTGGGATAAAACCTTGAGATTATCATCTGTCTCATCAATTTTCTCAGCAATCTTATCTACCCTTTTGTCAAGGCTCTGGAGAATCTCATTTTGAGAAACCATGTTTTCAGATTGCCAGTTTAGCACTTCTTCAGCTTGGGTTAAAGGCTTAAGTTTCCCATCGGGCTGGACTTCACTGGGATGAATGAAGGGTTTAGATGTTCTGCCTGTGATTGGATCCATTTTCCTTTCCAGGGAAGGAAATTGTCGTTCGTACTCTGGAGTTGCAGCTGAGTACATAAAACAAGGAATTGGTTGGACGACAGTTGGAGGATGTAGTGGCTTACAATGGTCTGTTGGTGACCATGTAACAAGGGTTGGATCATCAGGTGGTAACAATCCTTCTTTCCTGAGGATTTTTAGTCCTTCTTCGTAGATAGAGAGGGGTTTCTTTTTCCCATGGATTCCTACCCATGGACCATTGTCTGGATCAAATCTTCTTTGAGGAGGTGGAGAGGGTTTACACCTCCCCTTTTTATTTGTTTTGGGAAGAATGATATCTCGGTCAATATCATTGTCGTGCATCCAGCAGTCACAATCTGAGTCACATCTGGTAGGATCAACATCCCAGATGAAGTGGCCATCTATTTTATCAGTGTAGATGGGTTTTCCTTCTGATGTAACAGCATGGACAGGACACCAGTCTTCTTTTAAAACTGGTTGGATCATCATTGTCTGGAAGATTGGAGATATTGAAGTCGACCCTTCGTCTGGCTTTTTGAAAATCGTCTTGACCCTCTTGTCAATAGATCTTCTGAAAGTAGCCTCTTGGGATTGGATAGGCCTTCTATCAACATGAAGTCTCTCGTAGTTGGTTATCCATTCAAGTGGAATTAGTTGAGTTAACTCTTCCCTTGTAATTCTTCTCGGAATTTGAACTATAGAGGGTATGTCTTCTTCTCTATTGGTGACAACCAATAGTGAATCAGAGGAGCAACCTGAGAGAGGAAGATCTATCGAGTGATTCTGTAAGCGGTATATTATCTGGTGATGGAGAGTGGCTGACATAGCTTCTGGTACTTGGTCAGTTCCAGTGATTTGAACCTGTACTTTAAGTCTCGTGGATAGAGTATTATCACTGAGACTCATGTTATAATTAGGAAAAATGGTGAGGACGACACTTCCTGCATGCAGCGTGGTGAGAACAGTTCCTAACACAGCTATGGAATATTAGTAAAGAAGGGGTGCATATGGTGGGAATCTCCAAATCTACGTACTGCTCCTGGTTCGTAGCTCTTAAGCTACATTGGTCTAGTCTAGACGACTGGACATATTCTTTCATATGAGGGCGGTTTGAAGAGATAAGATTTCGGATGGATCTGGTAACACTTCTTTGTCTTTTGAAGATGTTGTACGGACTTAATAGAGGAGGTATTGTTTCGGAAATTTGAGCATCTTCTGGAACATGAGAATACTCAATAAGGTTTTCTATTTTATGAGAATTTATCTTTTTACAGAGTTTAGGGAGAGATAAGGAAGAAGTAGTAGTAATAGGTTGAGTGTTTGGTTCAGGTGTTTCCATGTGTAAGTGGTTTTCTCCCTTACTTACTTTCTTTACTAATATTCACACCATATGCACCCCTTCTTTACTAATATTCCATAGCTGTGTTAGGAACTGTTCTCACCACGCTGCATGCAGGAAGTGTCGTCCTCACCATTTTTCCTAATTATAACGTGAGTCTCAGTGATAATACTCTATCCACGAGACTTAAAGTACAGGTTCAAATCACTGGAACTGACCAAGTACCAGAAGCTATGTCAGCCACTCTCCATCACCAGATAATATACCGCTTACAGAATCACTCGATAGATCTTCCTCTCTCAGGTTGCTCCTCTGATTCACTATTGGTTGTCACCAATAGAGAAGAAGACATACCCTCTATAGTTCAAATTCCGAGAAGAATTACAAGGGAAGAGTTAACTCAACTAATTCCACTTGAATGGATAACCAACTACGAGAGACTTCATGTTGATAGAAGGCCTATCCAATCCCAAGAGGCTACTTTCAGAAGATCTATTGACAAGAGGGTCAAGACGATTTTCAAAAAGCCAGACGAAGGGTCGACTTCAATATCTCCAATCTTCCAGACAATGATGATCCAACCAGTTTTAAAAGAAGACTGGTGTCCTGTCCATGCTGTTACATCAGAAGGAAAACCCATCTACACTGATAAAATAGATGGCCACTTCATCTGGGATGTTGATCCTACCAGATGTGACTCAGATTGTGACTGCTGGATGCACGACAATGATATTGACCGAGATATCATTCTTCCCAAAACAAATAAAAAGGGGAGGTGTAAACCCTCTCCACCTCCTCAAAGAAGATTTGATCCAGACAATGGTCCATGGTTAGGAATCCATGGGAAAAAGAAACCCCTCTCTATCTACGAAGAAGGACTAAAAATCCTCAGGAAAGAAGGATTGTTACCACCTGATGATCCAACCCTTGTTACATGGTCACCAACAGACCATTGTAAGCCACTACATCCTCCAACTGTCGTCCAACCAATTCCTTGTTTTATGTACTCAGCTGCAACTCCAGAGTACGAACGACAATTTCCTTCCCTGGAAAGGAAAATGGATCCAATCACAGGCAGAACATCTAAACCCTTCATTCATCCCAGTGAAGTCCAGCCCGATGGGAAACTTAAGCCTTTAACCCAAGCTGAAGAAGTGCTAAACTGGCAATCTGAAAACATGGTTTCTCAAAATGAGATTCTCCAGAGCCTTGACAAAAGGGTAGATAAGATTGCTGAGAAAATTGATGAGACAGATGATAATCTCAAGGTTTTATCCCAAAAAATGCAGAAGCACTACAGGAGCTTAAAAGCCCAAGTATCTCAACTAGATCGTGATTTGCGGCAGATGTTAGAAGAAAGAACTTTTGGCAAAACCTTTGACCAAAAGGAAAGAGAGATCAGAAATCTACAAGGCCAAGTAAAAGAGATAGATGATTTCTTAAGAGCCTCTCATGAAAGAAAGCCCAAGCCCGTTGAAAACTCTTTCTTTGACCCTCCTGTTTTTCCTACATATTTTAAACAACCAGAAAGGCTTTCTCCTTTCTACCCTACCTATGCTTCATCACCACCAGAGCAGGCTAGATACATACCTACAGCTTACAGGCCAAAATCTACTAGAACTTCAACTCCCTCGACCTCCAAGACAAAAGGCAAAGCTTCCTGCCTAAGCGCCTCATCCTCAGACTCTCAGGATATCCCTGAAACACCTCCTCCAAAAatccaaaaggaagaagaaacTCTAGATAAAGGTTTCCAAGCCATGGCGATCACCAGAAAGTACGAATCTTCCCAGAAAAATCACCACCTTGCTGAAACATCGGCACACAAGGAAGATGAGTCCTCGACAGATAGTGACAATAACTCTGATCAGGAAACATCTACTGATGAAACACCAGAATCTGTTTCCTCAAAATCAGAATCTGAAGACAACTATATCCCAAGACTCTTCATGGCAAATATAAAAGAGGAAGATTCCTTTTTTGAAGAAGAGTCCCCTGAAGAAACTCTGATCCCTGAAAGGATTAAACCAAATGGCGGTCCCTGGTTCACCTTTGATGACATTCCATCCAGTCGCTGGAGGAAAAGACTACTTGAATTTGGAGCTTGGCTTGACACCCAGATGATGAAAACAAGTGCAGATAGCTATAAGATCATTGAAGAATTTTGCTGTAGGATGACAGGCACAATGAAAGAATGGTATCACAATCTTGGAACCTTCAAACAAGATGAGTTACACCGTTTAGAAACTACAGCTAATGTTCTTGGTGTGCTTCACCGTGAATTTATCGGTGATATGGAGATGTTTGATAGGAAGAACAAACAAGAATTCTTTGAGATGAAGTGTTGTTCCCTCAAAACAAAGGATCTTGACAGACACTATCACAGAATGGCACAGAGATATTATGTCCTTAATGGATATAATGACCCTAGTCTCAAGAATACCTATGTCTCCTCTCTACCACAAGAGCTCCAACCAGAAATCCATAGAATGTTAGCCACAACTCAAAGAGATATCCAAACCATGAGTCTTGGACAAATTCACCAGGTGACACTAGAAGCACTTGAAAAGCTTTGCAGTTTTCATCACCAATTTTCTGAAGTTATAGAACAAAAGTCAAAATTCACACACGCGTGTAGAAAACCCTACCTGGAGATTAAATGTAAAGACAAAAGGTGCAGTTGTACAACAAAAAAGAAACACCAAAGACAAAAATACACCAAGTCTCATAGGACCTTCAAGGGAAAGAAAAGGAAGAATATGAAGTTCTTCAGAAGAAAACCTTTtagaggaaaagggaaaaatgaGAGATGCTTTATTTGTGGAAAGAAGGGACATTTCTCTAAAGAATGTCCTAATAATACTCATAAAGCCGCAAAACTGATTAACTCTCTTCAACCTTTAGAAGGAGACTTAGAATCATTGTATTCTGAGCAAAGCTCTGCTGACGAAGAAACAATTTTTGCCCTCCAAGACTCTTCGTCTGATGAATCATCATCTTCGGAGTTAGAAGATGGCAGATATCTCCCTGTTTACTCCTTCAAAGAAATAGGAAGTTCTCTTCTTACTCCACCTCTCCCTTGTGTTGAAGTTCATGTCCTTGCGACGAAGTTTTCACGTCCAAAGAAAGTTATAGCTTACATGGACACTGGGGCCCAGATTACAATGATGAACCCTAGCATTCTCCCAGCAGAATCATGGGTAACACATGCCGCATACTTTGTAGCAGCAGATGGGAAAGTTTTCAAGACAGATCTAATGACCAAGGAGAAAATAGGAATAAAATTCTTCCCCGACTGCATCGTCTGGACCAGAGTCATTGGCAGTAATCTTCCAAACAAAGATATTGTAGTAGGAATGGATGTCTATTCAGCAGCAAACAGGCTTCAAATTCTCCCCACAGGAATCAAGTTCAAAAGAGAATTCAAGCCTTATTCCGGAATAATGAAACTATATTCCTTGTCTAAGATCCCTGCTGGTTATGAAGAAATCAAGACCAACCTACTCAAACTCTGCGCAGACAGCCATGAAGAATTCCGCCATCCGAAACCCCTATGGAAAAATAAGGACTTTTTTGTTCAACTTCCTTTTAAGCTAAATGAAGATATTAACCCAACCAAGGCCACTCATCCAGGAATGAGTCCATCAGATTATTCATTGGCAAGGGAGGAATGCCACCAGTTGCTCAAGCAAGGTCTGATAGAGCCCACCAAATCAGAATGGGCTTGTCAAGCATTTTATGTGGAGAAAAGATCTGAAAAGTTAAGAGGGAAAAAGAGGCTAGTAATTGATTACAAACCTCTAAATTATTTTCTCAAAGATGATAAATTCCCCATTCCGAAGGCCTCGTCCTTAAATGTTTTCATCAAAGATGCCCAAATCTATTCTAAGTTCGATCTTAAGTCAGGATTTTGGCAATTGGGTATCAATCCAGAGGATCGTTGCAAAACAGCATTTTGCATTCCCAACGCCCAGTACCAATGGACTGTGTTACCATTTGGGCTTAAAGTTGCGCCGTCACTCTTCCAAAAGGCCATGACAAGAATTTTTGAACCCATTCTCAATAGTATCCTCATCTATATTGATGATGTGCTATTGTTCTCAAAAGATGAAAAGACCCATAAACAACTATTGGGCCGATTTCTTCAAATAGCCCAACAACATGGAATTATGCTCTCTGAAAGGAAAAGTCAATTAGGCCAAACAGAGATTGACTTTTTAGGGATGCATTTCTCCCAAGGGAAATACCAACCTCAACCCCATATTGCCCAAGAACTGTTAAACTTTCCTGATGAAAACCTCACTGTCAAACAAATCCAACAATTTCTTGGTATAATTAATTATATCAGAGATTTCCTTCCAAGACTGGCGAAATACACAAGCCCTCTATCACAAATGTTAAAGAAAAACCCCCCACCGTGGGGAACAATGCAAACCGAAGCAGTAAAAGCCTTGAAGAAGATCGCACAAACTCCACCTGCTCTAAAAATCCCTGGAAATGGGAAAAGAATCCTGCAGACTGATGCTAGTGATCACTATTGGGGAGCAGTTTTGATAGAGGAACTTGAAGGGAAAAGATACTACTGTGGTCATGCCAGTGGCCAATTTAAAGAAGCTGAAAAACACTATCACACTACTTACAAAGAAGCTCTTGCCGTAAAAATGGGAATTCAAAAGTTTGACTTCCATCTAAGAGGCTACCAGTTTGAAGTACAGATGGATAATTCATCTTTTCCCAAAATCCTTGAATTTAAAAATAAGATGCCACCGGATCCTCAAACCCTTCGCCTCAAAGATTGGTTTTCCAGATATGATTTCTCGGTAAAACACATCAAAGGGACCCAAAATGTGATTCCGGATCTACTATCCCGACCTATGAAACCTATCCAGATTATCACAGCCAAACACACTTTCCCTTTGATTCTTATGGTCAAACCACTGCCAGATCATGCATCCACAACCAAAACTCTCCCTCCAGGAATAACAGTCTCCTCTTCACCATCTCAGCTCAAACAATATGCCAGGAACAATCTCTTCTATTACATGACAAAAATCATAAGGAATAAACTCCCTGATCATACTCCTTATTTCCCTGACACACCTTTCCTCCTACCAATTTTAATAAACCCAAATGCCAAATTCACAAAAAACCATTTATGGTATATCTGGTGTGCCACAGTATTGTATTATATGCCCGTTCTTATTCCCACTGAAGCCATGTATCAACACCTGATGGATCCCAAAAATCACAAGTCCTTGATTTGGACTACTCTTGAATGGTATTCTCCATTGCAATGGTGGAGGAATCAATTAAAACCAGTCATAGACGAGGTCAAAGAGAGAAGATTAGCCTTAGAAGCTATTAACAAGCTCAAGTCTGTTTTCTTTCTACACAGGCCTTATCAGACAGATCCAGAAACAAAGTTGCTTAATTGTAAGAGTTATGTCCACTTATGGGAAACAATCGATGATTATCCTCCCAGTCTAAAAATCACAAGGGAATTAATGGAATATGTCAACTGTATCAATCTTTATGACCCAAAGAACTTTGATGATAATACAACTTGTATAAGTCATGGAAAGTTCAGAAGACCAGAAGTTGGAGAAAGCTCAACTCAAGCCATACAACAGAATCCAGACTCGCCAATGGAAGCTGAATTCTCAGAAGGACAAGTGGAAGAAGCTAATAGAAAATTGATGGATCACACTTACATGATGGATGACATCTGGCAACATGAGTCATCACGTTATGGAGATTGTTTTTCTGATGAGAACTTATCCGATCAGAACATGTCCCCATCTCATGAACCCATTTTCAAAGACTAGGTGACAAGTGTCCCTTATGGGCCATTAGCATGCTTATGAATAGTATTTTCTCGTCTTTTTGTGTAAAAGTAACTCTATTATGTATGCTTTAGAGATAAGGGTGTCGGACTTTTAGAAAAAGGCATTTCTATAATGCCATGCTTGTAATAGTATTGCTTTTGTCTTTTATGCTCCTCCTTGCCTATAAAAGGAGGGCTCTTGTAAGCTATTTTCATCAAGCAATCATAAATAAAAACTCTTTGTGTGTTCAAGAAAAACTATGTTCTAAATATTCTCTTTTTCTCCCTAAAAGCTTTAGTTACTATATTCATATCATAATCCCCCACATAGATGCAAGTATGCTCTACACCTGCCTCAACTGAGGATCTTGTGTATCAGAAAACATCTGACCTTCGATCCATGCTACGGTCCTCACTGTTATGGAATATCAGTTTTAATTGATAGTCTGTGTTATGCCTATGGTTGGCTGTTTAATGACGATTCAGTGGAGACTGAGTTTCATGATATGTGAGGCTCCCGGACAGTgtggtatcagagcctcgttAACAAGAAGGGGTGCATATGGTGTGAATATTAGTAAAGAAAGTAAGTAAGGGAGAAAACCACTTACACATGGAAACACCTGAACCAAACACTCAACCTATTACTACTACTTCTTCCTTATCTCTCCCTAAACTCTGTAAAAAGATAAATTCTCATAAAATAGAAAACCTTATTGAGTATTCTCATGTTCCATCAAAATTTTATACCGACCATAAATTGGGAATTTTAGGTGAATTCGTCTATTTATTCCTCCCACCAAAATTCAGAGTTAGAGACTGGTGTAACAATGAACGGTTCTCTTATTTCTGTGAAAAAAATTGATTTTGTTGAAAGATAAACAAAGACATGTCAAAGTGCCGTTGTATTATAAGAATAGAGAACAAAACAATCTCTAATGTATATCCAATATAATAATGATAATGTTTCTTTGATTGATATATATATAAGCTGAATTTCATCACAATAGAAGCACACACATACACGAAGAAGGGAAAAGCTTCAGAAAAAGGAAAACATAGACAAAGTAGGACAGTTATAGTTACTTATAGCAACACAACAAGAACTATTTAAAAGTACTATATAGTGGGATAAGAAGCATGTGCAGCAATGCCACATTGACCTCGAGGTTCACCATTTTCCCTCAACACCCTCATGTAGCCTCCTTCACCCCAATCTTTACCCCATTGATTCTTAATCAACCAATACTTTGTTCCATCTTCCGTTACTCCATAACCAACCGCTGTAACTGCATGGTTCAAGGGTGTTCGACATGTTCCTGAATATACCCCTTCCCTGTATGACTGAAATTCATCACCGATACCGATCCCAACTGATACTGGTTGTTGTGCTACAGCTTGTAGTAGTTGCTGTTCATCATTAGCAGGTACATCTACGAAACTAGTTATTTGAGCTGCGGTTGTCCTCTGATCATTTATTTGGCAGGTTTGACGAACTTCTTGGTATGGATAATCCGCTTCACTAACGATACCGTTGGTTTGTATTATAGATTTGAAGGCATTATCCATATCACCTCCTTTACACCCTCGGCTCTGTTGATCACAGTCAAGCAATTGTTGCTCAGACAATGAGATCAACTTACCGGTTTTGATTTGCGTAATACCTTCTACAGCTGCCGCAGCTGAGAATGCCCAGCAGCATCCTGCAACACATATATTTAATAATCTGAAGAAAGATGTGTTCGTCCGAAAACGACATTGACACTAATAAATATATTTAATTCATTCGTTGATCTTTGAAAACTCTACATAattgaaaataatttttatttaacTTACCACATCTGCCTTGGTTCTTAACATCAGTGACGGCTCCTTGTTCTCTCCAGTCAAAATTTGTTGGAACATCACCATTAACATCGAACAGTACTGCATTTGACCCCAACTTGGAGGAAGACAGTTGGTTTGGAATCTTAATTCCAGTATGTGAAGCAATAAACTCTTCACTAGTTAAATCAGAATATGGATTTAAGCCAAGCTTGTAACTCTTGTTACCAGCACTGTTAAATTTCTCTATATATTCTAAATTCTCTTTGAATATTTCAAAGCGTTTTTTCATTTCGAAACTATCTGTGTATGTGCGACCATGTTTCGTCATCCATTGCTGATGTTTTTCAACAATAGATGATTCATACAATGTTCGAGACATGGCTGTGTAAGCACATGCCCACAAGATCATCATACAAACAACAATAGGAAACTTCATGTTTGAGTAGTTTGATATTGAAGAGAATGTTTTGTGAATGAAGAGAAGTAACATTAGATACAACTATTTATAGAATTTAAAATCCACTTTCCCACGTAACAAGAGGGAAATTGCGTTAGTCAAATAAAGGAAATATGGTATAACagacaaaaaaaaaaaaaaaaaagaaggaaatGTTGTTCCTGGCGAAAATCTCGTGTAATACGTTGGTTAGTTTAAGGTTGACTTGTAAACTCATATATCACTTCCTCTTAGTATGATTCAGCCAATAAATATACTTTCCCTATAGCACAACGTATAAAATAATACAAATATATGATGTTATTGAAGTAATAATGTAAAACTTTCTACAGCTAATCATTAATTTCATTTCTGTATCATATTTTTTTTACTCAATTTCTCTAGTATTTAAAAactaacaatttttttttaatctttttaCAACTAAGTATCATTCAAATATGTGctattaattaaaaataaaataatttttagaGATGAGAcaaaaaatttaattatttttcttttgcAAATTTAAAGATGTTCGTTTCATATCATGTAACaccattttggaaattttttaaTGCATTATATATATTACTTAAATAGCATATGAAAATACTTAAATGCTTTCAAATCATATGAAGATGCATCTCTCGACGTATCCAATTCTAAATTAACGTTAAAGTATCCTGAAGatgcattttcaaacttatttcAGGGATGCATCTCCGGAATGTATTAGAGTTTAAATTGCGTCAAAACTCTTCTCATTCCTCTTTCTAAAAATATTCAAAACTCTCTCAAATTTTTCTCCTAAATCAAATAACCAAGCTCAAAGGATCTTCGATCAATATCAGAAACATCATCCAACGCTGAAGCGAAGTAAAAAATTATAAGTTTTGATAAGTTTTGAGTTTTTGTGTAAAAGAGTAAAAAAATGATGATTTAGGTATCAAATGAGTAGGAAATGCAAGAATGTTAGTTTATACGTGATGTAAAATATGTTAGTTTATTGAAAATCACGATCAAACCATTTATTTTGAGATTTCCAATTCTGCAGTGCCTCCATTGATGAACTGAAAAgttgaagaaaattttggagaCGCATCTCCGTAATTTTTCAATGTTTGGTTTCATATtatccgaagatgcatctccgaaaattTTCAATGTTTGGTTTCATATTACCTAGTGATGCATCTCCATAAAATAACaatatgttttttttttactttctTGT from Lathyrus oleraceus cultivar Zhongwan6 chromosome 1, CAAS_Psat_ZW6_1.0, whole genome shotgun sequence includes:
- the LOC127081000 gene encoding zingipain-2; translated protein: MLLLFIHKTFSSISNYSNMKFPIVVCMMILWACAYTAMSRTLYESSIVEKHQQWMTKHGRTYTDSFEMKKRFEIFKENLEYIEKFNSAGNKSYKLGLNPYSDLTSEEFIASHTGIKIPNQLSSSKLGSNAVLFDVNGDVPTNFDWREQGAVTDVKNQGRCGCCWAFSAAAAVEGITQIKTGKLISLSEQQLLDCDQQSRGCKGGDMDNAFKSIIQTNGIVSEADYPYQEVRQTCQINDQRTTAAQITSFVDVPANDEQQLLQAVAQQPVSVGIGIGDEFQSYREGVYSGTCRTPLNHAVTAVGYGVTEDGTKYWLIKNQWGKDWGEGGYMRVLRENGEPRGQCGIAAHASYPTI